One Vicia villosa cultivar HV-30 ecotype Madison, WI linkage group LG5, Vvil1.0, whole genome shotgun sequence genomic window, GTATTTGAATGAAGGATAAGAAAGTATTAATCTATGTAAttaacatttttaaattattggTACATTAAATTGTGTTTTTGTATTATTCATTCCGTTTTGCCAcatttgtaaaagaaaaagttatggaatttttttaatttttaaagtttaataATAGTGCACTGTGTCACCGTAAAGAAGTATTACACGTGCATccgataatattttaaaatatataatcataaaaataatttaaaatttatagatTGATTTGACGGAATATATAATTATCATTAGTTGAcagtaaaaaattattttacacggTTAGTTAGTGTAGAATATCTTTTCTCTAATTTTTAGTATAACTTTAAttgcttttttatttattttaatttttctctaatttttaGTATAACTTTAAttgcttttttatttattttaattttgattactTTAATTGCCAATATaactttaattgtttttttttttaatttggattTTCATACTTGTGTTCTAATGAGACGTGTTAGAGAATTTAAAAGTACaaagtttgtattgaaaataaaaaatgtgtAAATTTTTTAACTATTGAATATAtcaatttaaaatacaaaaagataTTGAGTATTTAAAACACCTATCTTTAGAGCACATATATGTTATGCGCAACATTTTCGAattattatttcttattttatattttatgataTGAAAATGCAGCAATATACAATACGGTTAATTGgtaaaatcataattttatttGGTATGATATTTTGGTTCATTGAAAATCTAGTGATACAATAGAATTTTAGAAGTCACATGCAACCCCCTTCAAGATTCATTGCACACAATTAAGCATGTAAAAGTGCTAAAAATCAATACACAATCACAAGTCACAACATACAGTGTCCTTTTTAGTGAAAGCGTAATGAATGTGACTCGTCACAAAGTTTAACCAAACAACAACCAACTTAATGAATTTTGATATTTTAGTATTGATTGACAGAATAAGTTAATGTCATGTTGGTCGAATCCACAAGTAGTTGGAACTTGAAGGCAGAGTACACTGCATTTCCCAAAAGTGAAAAATCATTTAACATTACTAAGCTTTAATGTCACATGCATATAGTAGCCTAACTGTACATCAAATAAAGAATGAAACATTACAAGTATAGTATCAAAACTGATATTGGAGAATAGACAAAGTACCTTATAGGCTTGTATAACAAATAAAAACAGACAACTGTTGCCTCAAAAAAAAGCTAATACTATAGATCAATTTACAACTTTCATATGAATGTTATAAAGAGAACTACAGccagaaaaccaaaaaaaaaaaacctttttctgAAGAGGATTGGTATTTAAACTATTCAATATTAATTACAATGAACCTAGTGTACTACAAAAGTCAGGACATTCGGAAGATTCATGTAAATTTTGGTTTAACCACGGGACCGATATTATGATGAGCAGGAACAAGCTTGTGAATCCAATGAAGAAGGCCTTTTTTATGATCTTGCCCACAAGGGTTTTGCAGCAGGGTCAATGTTCCATCACGAGCAAGCGAAGATTCAAACTGCTCTAACACCTTAACAACCTGCCAGAATTCGGGCCTTTTGTCGGGATTCAAGGACCAACATTGCTCAATTAAAGCTCGCATAGCAGGTGGGCAGTTTGGAGGAATAACAGGCCTTGAATTCTGAATACCACATCACAGGAGTATTAGAATTGCATACGTAAACCGTGGCAAATTACTTTCGAGAGTGAAATTATATACATAAGATGGCTGACAAACTATACTTTTTATGAAAATCAGATTGCAAAAACTGCTAATAGAAAATGAAATGACATGACTTAATTGCAAAGGAGCATACCTTATTTACGACAGCAAAAGCAGCCTGGATGGGAGTCATATCCTCATACGGTATTGTACCAGTAAACATCTCCCATAAGATAAGGCCAAAACTATACACATCAACCTTTCTCCCATATGATTTTCGCCTGATCATCTCTGGTGCCATCCAGCGGTAGGTACCGGGGTCATCAGCAAGTAAGTCACAGTGTGCTTCCTCACAAGCAATACCAAAATCAGCGACTTTAAGGTGAAAGTCTTCATTAATAAGGATATTCTCTGGTTTAAGGTCTCGATGAATGACACCCTGAGAGTGTATATATTCCATTCCATGAGCAATATCCAGAGAAAAGGCAATTAACTTCTGTAGAGAAATGGTTTTTCCTTCCAACTTATGCAAATATGCCCTCAAGGAACCCTCGGATAGATATTCTGTGATAACACAATAAACAGGTGGATTTCTGCATGCTGCTACGAACTGCATAATCAGATCAAGATATATGAGAAATCATGTAGTAAATACCTTCGTTGTCACTGTAGATTTTTCAACATGAAGTGAAGTATGAACTGCATAATTAGACCAAAATATACAACAAAGGATGCACAAAATAGCATCCTTAATTTTACAGCTGGCTACTTCAACAAAACTAAAGAATCAAGTCCAATAATTATTACAAAATACTGTGTATCATGCCAACCATGTATtaaacaagaataacaaatagcTCTGCACAAAGCTAAAGACAACATTTTAAATTCTTGCGACAATGTTCTTTGATAAAAGTTATGCCATGTGTATCATGTTTTGGCAGAGCTTATCATAATTGAGGTGAAAAAAACTTGAAAGCAACATAATAAGACACAAACAAGTAGACTAttttatctattaaaaaaatcCAATAGCAAATAAATAGCTGATACAAAAGATGAGAAAGGGTTGGACTTGATTACCTTAAGAACATTTTGGTGGTGGAGTCGAGATAAAAGTGTGACTTCTGTGATGAATTGCTTCTCTAATTTAGCGGCCAAGATTCCATTTTCGTCATCATCGGGTACCCTAATAAGTTTCACAGCAACAGGTTCTCCCTCATACTTACCATGGTAAAGCCTACTGTGAGCTCCATAAGCAAACCTAACACCAACATAGAGCTTACAGAGGTCAACATTCCATTCCTCAGCCGTTTCTACTGCAGTAACCTTTACTCCACCGTGGTCAAAATACTTCGTCCACCCAGAGTCCTTCCGGTTCTTCGGCTTGTCACTGAATTTCTTTGATGCAAAGTGCCTGAGTGGACTTTTCAGAGGCGAAGTAGATTTGGAAACTTGAGAATCCTTGTTCAGTAGTTTCCCCATGATTCTTGTATCCTGTTCTTTCCTCCTACGACCTGGAGTCGAGAACCTCTGCTGTTCACGCTTGGCTTCCTTAAAGGTTTCAGAGAGATGGGTTTCAGGCAAAGGAGACACAGATCTCTGCTTATTTGTCGAAGGATTCTTCTGAACCTTTGAAACCTTAGAAACAACAGGAGGTGCTGTTGCTGGTGCTGCTGTTGCTGAAGCTGATGCAGCTGATGATATCGATGATGCTGCCCTTGACTTCAGACCAGAATTGGGCACAACATCTGGTGGAATGATGAAAGAGCCTATTCTCGAATAATCCATTCGGTGACAAACCGTGTGAGAGAAATTTGTCCTCCTAACCCAAGAATTACAACCTTCATCCATCTTAATTTATTCTAAAAGCTTATGAAaaaactttcaaaagaaaaaacaccttaaaactcTAAAAAAACGACACTTATCTACTATCTAACAAGACTCAGAAGTACTATACTTATTCAGACCAAATAACAAACACTAGGTGGGCACAAAACTTGAATCACGAAAAGCGAAAA contains:
- the LOC131602682 gene encoding serine/threonine/tyrosine-protein kinase HT1-like, whose amino-acid sequence is MDEGCNSWVRRTNFSHTVCHRMDYSRIGSFIIPPDVVPNSGLKSRAASSISSAASASATAAPATAPPVVSKVSKVQKNPSTNKQRSVSPLPETHLSETFKEAKREQQRFSTPGRRRKEQDTRIMGKLLNKDSQVSKSTSPLKSPLRHFASKKFSDKPKNRKDSGWTKYFDHGGVKVTAVETAEEWNVDLCKLYVGVRFAYGAHSRLYHGKYEGEPVAVKLIRVPDDDENGILAAKLEKQFITEVTLLSRLHHQNVLKFVAACRNPPVYCVITEYLSEGSLRAYLHKLEGKTISLQKLIAFSLDIAHGMEYIHSQGVIHRDLKPENILINEDFHLKVADFGIACEEAHCDLLADDPGTYRWMAPEMIRRKSYGRKVDVYSFGLILWEMFTGTIPYEDMTPIQAAFAVVNKNSRPVIPPNCPPAMRALIEQCWSLNPDKRPEFWQVVKVLEQFESSLARDGTLTLLQNPCGQDHKKGLLHWIHKLVPAHHNIGPVVKPKFT